Proteins from a genomic interval of Ralstonia wenshanensis:
- a CDS encoding peptidylprolyl isomerase, producing MAFQSTAFATRVAPLGRLRVATGVLVALMAGTTLSPAVHAQQAQSAKKSAPVRGIFANPGSSPSQPLLQGTLPEPTAPGAPRSQLVDEVVAVVNTDVITRRELLNRADLVERTFRAQNRPLPPRADMLGEVLEQLILERVQAQSAKESGIRVSDADVDRAVESVAQRNNLSVPQLKSKLKDAGMTYDKYRDDLRQEILLARLREREVDSKVQVYDGEIDNYLAQQGGGTAPAGEQQYNVAQILVPVAEGATDAEKAAARTKAESLLKQAQGGADFAKLARDNSGAQDASQGGELGLRPIGRLPAVFANAVVDMKAGQVASQVVESPAGYHVIKLLEKRAPSTAIAAKVQQTQVRHILIKTGPTMSADDARRQLAGLRDRIVHGYDFGDAARRYSQDGSAGAGGELGWVSPGQLVPEFEQAMNQLKPGEVSQPVQSQFGVHLIQVEGRREAEVSGDRERDYARSVIREKKVQAAYEDWLRELRDSAHVEYRVNRQQ from the coding sequence ATGGCTTTCCAATCGACCGCTTTCGCCACGCGTGTGGCTCCTCTGGGCCGCTTGCGGGTTGCTACCGGCGTGCTGGTCGCGCTGATGGCGGGGACCACGCTGTCGCCAGCCGTCCACGCGCAGCAGGCGCAATCGGCAAAGAAGAGTGCACCGGTGCGCGGCATCTTCGCCAACCCGGGCTCGTCGCCAAGCCAGCCGCTGCTGCAGGGCACACTGCCCGAGCCGACGGCTCCGGGTGCGCCGCGCAGCCAACTGGTCGACGAAGTGGTGGCCGTGGTCAACACCGACGTCATCACGCGCCGCGAACTGCTGAACCGCGCGGACCTGGTGGAGCGCACGTTCCGCGCACAGAACCGTCCGCTGCCGCCGCGCGCCGATATGCTCGGTGAAGTGCTTGAGCAGCTGATCCTGGAGCGCGTGCAGGCGCAGAGCGCCAAGGAAAGCGGCATCCGCGTGTCCGACGCCGATGTGGATCGTGCCGTGGAAAGCGTGGCCCAGCGCAACAACCTGTCCGTGCCGCAGCTCAAGAGCAAGCTGAAGGATGCCGGCATGACGTACGACAAGTACCGCGACGACCTGCGTCAGGAAATCCTGTTGGCGCGCCTGCGCGAGCGCGAGGTCGACTCCAAGGTGCAGGTCTACGACGGCGAGATCGACAACTATCTGGCGCAGCAGGGCGGCGGAACGGCCCCGGCTGGCGAGCAGCAATACAACGTCGCGCAGATTCTCGTGCCGGTCGCGGAAGGCGCCACGGATGCGGAGAAGGCTGCAGCGCGCACCAAGGCCGAAAGCCTGCTCAAGCAGGCGCAGGGCGGCGCGGATTTCGCCAAGCTGGCGCGCGACAATTCGGGTGCGCAGGATGCCTCGCAAGGCGGCGAGCTTGGGCTGCGCCCGATCGGTCGCCTGCCGGCTGTGTTCGCCAACGCCGTGGTCGACATGAAGGCGGGCCAAGTGGCGAGCCAAGTGGTCGAAAGCCCGGCCGGCTATCACGTGATCAAGCTGTTGGAGAAGCGCGCACCGAGCACCGCAATTGCCGCCAAGGTGCAGCAGACGCAAGTGCGCCACATCCTGATCAAGACCGGTCCGACGATGTCTGCGGACGACGCGCGCCGCCAGTTGGCAGGCCTGCGTGACCGCATCGTCCACGGCTATGACTTTGGCGATGCGGCGCGCCGGTATTCGCAGGACGGTTCGGCCGGTGCAGGTGGCGAGCTGGGCTGGGTGTCGCCGGGCCAGCTGGTGCCGGAGTTCGAGCAGGCGATGAACCAGCTCAAGCCGGGTGAGGTGTCGCAGCCTGTGCAGAGCCAGTTCGGTGTGCACCTGATCCAGGTGGAAGGCCGCCGCGAGGCAGAAGTGTCGGGAGACCGCGAGCGCGACTACGCACGCTCGGTGATCCGCGAGAAGAAGGTGCAGGCCGCCTATGAGGATTGGCTGCGTGAGCTGCGCGACTCAGCGCACGTGGAATACCGCGTGAACCGCCAGCAGTAA
- the pdxA gene encoding 4-hydroxythreonine-4-phosphate dehydrogenase PdxA produces MLNIAITTGEPAGIGPDITVAALLHLARQASPRYADVQWHVIGDAALLQARADAIGQGDFWRVASTALTIVERPLGAPVRAGVLDAANGRYVLNLLDAAIDGCQIGTVDGVRYDAIVTAPVQKSTINDAGVPFTGHTEYLAERSHTPRVVMMLAGPQPAHDNAMLRVALATTHLPLREVPDAITPTVLDETLDIVQRDLHTRFGLAAPRILVTGLNPHAGESGHLGREEIEVIEPAIARARARGIDARGPYPADTLFQPRLLADADCVLAMYHDQGLAPLKYGTFGHGVNITLGLPFVRTSVDHGTALDLAGTGRAEFGSMIEAIDTAIAMARHTARS; encoded by the coding sequence ATGTTGAACATTGCCATCACCACCGGCGAGCCCGCCGGTATCGGTCCCGACATCACCGTGGCTGCGTTGCTGCACCTGGCGCGGCAGGCCTCGCCGCGTTACGCCGATGTGCAGTGGCATGTGATTGGCGATGCGGCATTGCTGCAGGCGCGCGCTGACGCGATCGGGCAGGGCGATTTCTGGCGCGTTGCGTCCACGGCGCTGACCATTGTGGAGCGCCCGCTGGGTGCGCCGGTGCGCGCTGGCGTGCTCGATGCCGCCAACGGCCGCTATGTGCTGAACCTGCTCGATGCCGCCATCGACGGCTGCCAGATTGGCACGGTGGACGGCGTCCGCTACGACGCGATTGTCACGGCGCCGGTGCAGAAGAGCACGATCAACGACGCAGGGGTGCCGTTTACCGGCCATACCGAATACCTGGCGGAGCGCAGCCACACGCCGCGCGTGGTGATGATGCTCGCTGGCCCGCAGCCGGCGCACGATAACGCCATGCTGCGTGTGGCACTGGCGACGACGCACTTGCCGCTGCGCGAGGTGCCGGACGCCATCACGCCCACGGTGCTTGATGAAACGCTGGACATCGTGCAGCGTGATCTGCATACGCGCTTCGGCTTGGCCGCACCGCGCATCCTCGTGACGGGGTTGAATCCGCATGCGGGTGAATCAGGTCACCTTGGCCGCGAAGAGATCGAGGTGATCGAGCCCGCCATCGCGCGTGCGCGTGCGCGCGGAATCGACGCGCGCGGTCCGTATCCTGCCGATACGCTGTTCCAGCCGCGCCTTCTGGCTGACGCCGATTGCGTGCTGGCGATGTACCACGACCAAGGCTTGGCGCCGCTCAAGTACGGCACCTTCGGGCACGGCGTGAACATCACGCTGGGCCTGCCGTTCGTGCGCACGTCGGTAGACCACGGCACGGCGCTGGACTTGGCAGGCACGGGCCGCGCCGAGTTCGGCAGCATGATCGAGGCGATCGATACCGCCATCGCCATGGCGCGGCACACGGCGCGTTCCTGA
- the rsmA gene encoding 16S rRNA (adenine(1518)-N(6)/adenine(1519)-N(6))-dimethyltransferase RsmA: MARSTTGVHQGHQARKRFGQNFLVDDGVIHAIVAAIDPKPDDVLVEIGPGLGALTVPLMERVRTLQVVELDRDLVARLQKRFGDRLIVHAGDALAFDFGSLVEAGRPLRIVGNLPYNISSPLLFHLATFADRVRDQHFMLQKEVVDRMVAAPGSKAFSRLSVMLQVRYYMELVLDVPPGSFNPPPKVDSAVVRMIPWPADKSPYAPVDMRALGTVVTMAFSQRRKVLRNTLGALRDVIDFEALGFDLGRRAEEVPVEDFVAVANALPANRIAGSVSELSED; encoded by the coding sequence ATGGCACGATCCACGACCGGCGTTCACCAGGGGCACCAGGCCCGCAAGCGCTTCGGCCAGAACTTCCTGGTCGATGACGGCGTGATCCACGCCATCGTTGCCGCCATCGATCCCAAGCCCGACGATGTGCTCGTCGAAATCGGCCCGGGCCTGGGCGCACTCACCGTGCCGCTCATGGAGCGTGTGCGCACGCTGCAGGTGGTCGAGCTGGACCGCGATCTGGTTGCGCGCTTGCAGAAGCGTTTCGGCGATCGGCTGATCGTGCATGCAGGTGATGCACTCGCGTTTGATTTCGGATCGCTGGTGGAGGCGGGCCGGCCGCTGCGCATCGTCGGCAACCTGCCGTACAACATCTCGAGCCCGCTGCTGTTCCATCTGGCCACGTTTGCCGACCGCGTGCGCGATCAGCATTTCATGCTGCAGAAAGAGGTGGTCGACCGCATGGTGGCCGCGCCGGGTAGCAAGGCGTTCAGCCGGCTTTCGGTGATGCTGCAGGTGCGGTACTACATGGAGCTGGTGCTGGATGTGCCGCCGGGTTCGTTCAACCCGCCGCCCAAGGTGGATTCGGCGGTGGTGCGGATGATTCCCTGGCCGGCCGATAAATCGCCGTATGCGCCGGTCGATATGCGCGCGCTAGGCACGGTGGTGACGATGGCGTTTTCGCAGCGGCGCAAGGTGTTGCGCAACACGCTGGGCGCGCTGCGCGACGTGATCGATTTCGAAGCGCTTGGCTTTGACCTGGGCCGTCGCGCGGAAGAAGTGCCGGTGGAAGACTTCGTGGCGGTGGCGAACGCGCTGCCGGCCAACCGAATCGCCGGCAGCGTTTCCGAGCTTAGCGAAGATTGA
- a CDS encoding DMT family transporter: MATATDAIRRPLDGTAIGLMVVLCMCWGFQQVAIKVAAHDVGPVMQAGVRSAIASVLVFAFALWRGTCLSLRDGTLAGGLMAGVLFGVEFLCIFIGLGYTTASRMAVFLYTAPIFTALGLHFFVPGEHLRPRQWTGIGIAFGGIVLAFADGVLHPAAGPSTSLGDALGVAAGALWGATTIVVRASKLSEAPAAKTLLYQLAVSAVLLLLMAAGTGQVFTANLTPTALASLAYQSVLIAFASYLTWFWLLRRYLASRLSVFSFLTPLFGVAFGVLLLHEPVGLRFALAAALVLSGILLVNLR; this comes from the coding sequence ATGGCAACCGCCACTGACGCCATCCGCCGGCCGCTGGACGGCACCGCCATCGGCCTGATGGTGGTGTTGTGCATGTGCTGGGGCTTTCAGCAGGTCGCCATCAAGGTGGCTGCGCATGACGTGGGCCCCGTCATGCAAGCCGGCGTGCGCTCGGCCATCGCGTCGGTCCTGGTATTCGCATTTGCGCTGTGGCGCGGCACGTGCCTCTCGTTGCGTGACGGCACGCTGGCCGGCGGCCTGATGGCCGGTGTGCTCTTCGGCGTCGAGTTCCTGTGCATCTTCATCGGTCTGGGCTACACGACTGCCTCGCGCATGGCGGTGTTCCTCTACACCGCACCAATCTTCACCGCGCTCGGCCTGCACTTCTTTGTCCCGGGCGAGCACCTGCGCCCGCGCCAGTGGACCGGCATCGGCATTGCGTTTGGGGGGATCGTGCTGGCGTTTGCCGACGGCGTCCTGCACCCGGCAGCCGGGCCATCAACCTCATTGGGTGACGCGCTGGGCGTGGCAGCAGGCGCGTTATGGGGCGCGACGACCATCGTCGTGCGCGCAAGCAAGCTCTCCGAAGCCCCGGCGGCGAAGACGCTGCTGTACCAATTGGCTGTTTCCGCCGTGTTGCTGCTGTTGATGGCCGCCGGCACCGGGCAGGTCTTTACCGCGAACCTCACGCCCACGGCGCTGGCGAGCCTCGCTTACCAGTCTGTGCTGATCGCATTCGCCAGTTACCTGACGTGGTTCTGGCTACTGCGCCGCTACCTGGCGTCGCGGCTATCAGTGTTCTCGTTCCTGACGCCGCTGTTTGGCGTGGCGTTTGGTGTGCTGCTGTTGCACGAACCGGTGGGCCTGCGGTTTGCGCTGGCCGCGGCGCTCGTGCTGTCGGGCATCCTGCTCGTCAATCTTCGCTAA
- the gloA gene encoding lactoylglutathione lyase yields the protein MRMLHTMLRVGDMQRSIDFYTKVLGMQLLRTSDNPEYKYSLAFVGYGPEAGNTVIELTYNYGVSEYDLGSAFGHLAIEVDNAAQACDQIRNAGGKVTREAGPVKGGSTIIAFVEDPDGYKIELIQARSMPDGNRH from the coding sequence ATGCGAATGCTCCACACCATGCTGCGCGTCGGCGACATGCAGCGATCGATCGACTTCTACACCAAGGTGCTCGGCATGCAGCTGCTGCGCACCAGTGATAACCCGGAATACAAATACTCCCTCGCGTTCGTCGGCTACGGCCCGGAGGCCGGTAACACGGTCATCGAGCTGACCTACAACTACGGCGTCAGCGAATACGATCTGGGCTCGGCGTTCGGCCACCTGGCAATCGAGGTCGACAATGCCGCGCAAGCCTGCGACCAGATCCGCAACGCGGGCGGCAAGGTCACGCGCGAAGCCGGCCCGGTCAAGGGCGGCAGCACCATCATCGCGTTTGTGGAAGATCCGGACGGCTACAAGATCGAGCTGATCCAGGCGCGCTCGATGCCCGATGGCAACCGCCACTGA
- a CDS encoding M48 family metallopeptidase, whose protein sequence is MKLLRPPTSPTTADSVQLELPLLAPEAPSPSQPDAPLLAPPALDFSTAPLGPNQRRLTLGERALIYNLKRSSRRTIGFVIDDRGLSITAPRWVTLAEIEHAIAEKQKWIFAKLAEWRANAARRMLPPMEWQDGAGLPFLGKTITLKLESPIGALMFDADTSMLHLGLPPSTTEQQIKDRVQGWLQTQARRLFGERLEVYAERLGVRHSAYALSSAATRWGSCTADGKIRLNWRLVHFPLSLIDYVVAHELAHLKEMNHSPRFWDTVESIFPEFREAREQLRSHPPEYLPAF, encoded by the coding sequence ATGAAACTGCTGCGCCCACCGACTTCGCCCACCACCGCCGACAGCGTCCAGCTCGAGCTGCCGCTGCTCGCGCCCGAAGCCCCGTCGCCATCGCAGCCTGACGCGCCCCTCCTCGCACCGCCCGCACTCGACTTTTCCACCGCACCGCTCGGCCCCAATCAGCGCCGCCTGACGCTGGGCGAGCGTGCGCTGATCTATAACCTCAAGCGTTCGTCGCGGCGCACCATCGGCTTTGTCATCGATGATCGCGGCTTGTCGATCACGGCACCGCGCTGGGTCACACTCGCCGAGATCGAACACGCCATCGCCGAAAAGCAGAAGTGGATCTTCGCCAAGCTGGCCGAATGGCGCGCGAACGCAGCACGCCGCATGCTGCCGCCCATGGAGTGGCAGGACGGCGCCGGGCTGCCGTTCCTCGGCAAAACGATCACGCTCAAGCTGGAGTCGCCGATCGGCGCGTTGATGTTCGATGCCGACACCAGCATGCTGCACCTGGGCCTGCCGCCCAGCACCACCGAGCAGCAGATCAAGGACCGCGTACAAGGCTGGCTGCAGACGCAGGCGCGACGCCTCTTCGGCGAACGACTTGAGGTGTATGCCGAGCGCCTGGGTGTGCGGCACAGCGCGTATGCGTTGTCTTCAGCTGCCACGCGGTGGGGAAGCTGCACCGCCGACGGCAAGATCCGTCTGAACTGGCGCCTGGTGCATTTCCCGCTGAGCTTGATCGACTACGTGGTTGCGCATGAGCTCGCGCACCTCAAGGAAATGAACCACAGCCCGCGCTTCTGGGATACGGTGGAGTCGATCTTTCCTGAGTTTCGTGAGGCCCGGGAGCAACTGCGCTCGCATCCACCGGAATACTTGCCGGCGTTCTGA
- a CDS encoding lysophospholipid acyltransferase family protein, translated as MTFIRSLLYLVFLIVWTPIYAVACFIVFPFMNPHRRFWMVSGWTKSAIWMARGLLGIRWQYQGWENIEEAVATNKQVVLLSKHQSAWETMAYVATMPRPLCYVFKRELLYVPFFGWALGMLKMVHINRKDGANAFASVARQGKERLADGAWVIMFPEGTRTRSGDPKPRYKSGGARFAVDTGAWVIPIAHNSGRVWPRNSFLKHPGLITLSVGPAISSAGKTSDELNREVEAWIEAEMRRIDADSYREHA; from the coding sequence ATGACTTTTATCCGTTCGCTGCTGTACCTGGTCTTCTTGATCGTCTGGACACCGATTTACGCGGTGGCCTGCTTCATCGTCTTTCCGTTCATGAACCCGCACCGCCGTTTCTGGATGGTGTCCGGCTGGACGAAGTCCGCCATCTGGATGGCGCGCGGGCTGCTCGGCATCCGCTGGCAATACCAGGGCTGGGAGAACATCGAGGAAGCCGTCGCCACCAACAAGCAGGTGGTGCTGCTTTCCAAGCATCAGTCGGCGTGGGAAACCATGGCCTATGTTGCGACCATGCCGCGCCCGCTGTGCTACGTGTTCAAGCGCGAGCTGCTGTATGTGCCGTTCTTCGGATGGGCACTCGGCATGCTCAAGATGGTGCACATCAACCGCAAGGACGGCGCCAATGCGTTCGCTTCCGTTGCGCGCCAGGGTAAGGAGCGCTTGGCCGATGGCGCATGGGTGATCATGTTTCCCGAAGGCACGCGCACACGCTCCGGCGACCCGAAGCCGCGCTACAAGAGCGGCGGTGCGCGCTTTGCCGTGGATACCGGCGCATGGGTCATCCCCATCGCGCACAACTCCGGCCGCGTGTGGCCGCGCAATTCGTTCCTGAAGCACCCGGGCTTGATCACGCTGTCGGTCGGGCCAGCCATATCGAGCGCCGGCAAGACCAGCGATGAACTCAACCGCGAAGTCGAAGCGTGGATCGAAGCAGAAATGCGTAGAATCGACGCCGATAGCTACCGCGAGCACGCATGA
- the gmhB gene encoding D-glycero-beta-D-manno-heptose 1,7-bisphosphate 7-phosphatase, translated as MPHVPKLVILDRDGVINRDSDQFIKSPDEWIALDGSLEAIAELNQAGYQVVVATNQSGIGRGLFEAAALNAMHEKMYKALATYGGRVDAVFFCPHTAADACECRKPKSGMLREIARRFDMDLTGVPVVGDSLRDLQAGVEVGAVPHLVLTGKGAKTRDAGDLPPGTQIHEDLRAFARALLSPAPQGTPTRAP; from the coding sequence ATGCCCCATGTTCCCAAACTGGTGATCCTCGACCGCGATGGCGTCATCAACCGTGACAGCGACCAGTTCATCAAGTCGCCAGACGAATGGATTGCCCTCGACGGCAGCCTGGAAGCCATTGCCGAGCTGAACCAGGCCGGCTACCAGGTGGTGGTGGCAACCAACCAGTCGGGCATCGGGCGCGGCCTGTTCGAGGCCGCCGCGCTCAACGCCATGCACGAGAAGATGTACAAGGCGCTCGCCACCTACGGCGGGCGCGTCGATGCCGTCTTCTTCTGCCCGCACACCGCCGCCGATGCGTGCGAGTGCCGCAAGCCCAAGTCCGGCATGCTTCGCGAGATCGCTCGCCGGTTCGACATGGACCTCACGGGCGTGCCGGTGGTCGGTGACTCGCTGCGTGACCTGCAAGCCGGCGTCGAAGTCGGCGCCGTTCCTCACCTCGTACTGACCGGCAAGGGCGCCAAGACCCGCGATGCCGGAGACCTGCCCCCGGGCACCCAGATTCATGAGGACCTGCGTGCGTTTGCGCGTGCGCTGCTGTCCCCTGCGCCCCAGGGCACGCCCACGCGCGCCCCTTGA
- the glyS gene encoding glycine--tRNA ligase subunit beta, protein MSTLLIELLTEELPPKALARLGEAFARGLFDGLSAQGLLEEGAAVEGFATPRRLAASITGVRRTAPDRELREKVLPVTIAFDAEGKPAAPLVKKLAALAKTVGVDAIAPESLERAPDGKAEALFYRYTARGAVLADGLQTALSQTIANLPIPKVMTYQRPNGENVQFVRPAHKLIALLDSEIIPVSAFGLQSGNVTLGHRFLSAGEIVIQDATAYASTLESQGKVIAGYGKRKEAIRAELLKTAGADTVVMPEALLDEVNALVEWPVVYPCHFEEAFLAVPQECLILTMQTNQKYFALTDAQGHLRNRFLIVSNIATGTPEAIIQGNERVVRPRLADARFFFEQDKKKPLADRVPLLSRVVYHNKIGTQLERVSRLQAIAGQLAEKLGADVAHASRGALLAKADLLTDMVGEFPELQGTMGTYYARHDGEPDDVALACSEHYQPRFAGDALPSTATGTVVALADKLETLVGIWGIGLQPTGEKDPFALRRHALGILRMLIEKPLVLTIADALQIAAASFDGIAAVKPDLAAITDFLYDRLRGYLKDKGYSTNEVEAVVSQRPQRLDDIVARLEAVRAFAALPQAEALAAANKRITNILKKTDVAIGAVQPQLLKEDAERALHQAVASSEPQVHDAFARGDFTTALKTLAGLREAVDTFFDGVMVMAEDTTLRDNRLALLGELHGLMNRVADISKLAA, encoded by the coding sequence ATGTCCACCCTCCTGATCGAACTGCTGACCGAAGAACTGCCGCCCAAGGCGCTGGCCCGCCTGGGCGAGGCGTTTGCGCGCGGCCTGTTTGACGGTCTGTCGGCGCAAGGCCTGCTCGAAGAGGGCGCCGCCGTGGAAGGTTTTGCCACGCCGCGCCGCCTGGCCGCATCGATCACCGGCGTGCGCCGCACCGCGCCTGATCGCGAATTGCGCGAGAAGGTGCTGCCCGTGACCATCGCCTTCGATGCCGAGGGCAAGCCCGCCGCGCCGCTCGTCAAGAAGCTGGCTGCGCTGGCCAAGACCGTGGGCGTGGACGCCATCGCCCCCGAATCGCTCGAGCGCGCGCCTGACGGCAAGGCCGAAGCGCTGTTCTATCGCTATACCGCGCGCGGCGCCGTGCTGGCCGACGGCCTGCAGACGGCGCTGTCGCAGACCATCGCCAACCTGCCGATCCCGAAGGTGATGACGTATCAGCGCCCGAACGGCGAGAACGTTCAGTTCGTGCGCCCGGCCCACAAGCTGATCGCACTGCTCGACAGCGAAATCATCCCCGTCAGCGCATTCGGCCTGCAATCGGGCAACGTGACGCTGGGCCACCGTTTCCTGTCGGCCGGCGAGATCGTCATCCAAGACGCTACGGCATATGCGAGCACGCTGGAATCGCAGGGCAAAGTCATCGCCGGCTATGGCAAGCGCAAGGAAGCCATCCGCGCCGAGCTGCTCAAGACCGCCGGCGCCGATACGGTGGTCATGCCCGAAGCGCTGCTGGATGAAGTGAACGCACTGGTCGAATGGCCCGTGGTCTACCCCTGCCACTTCGAGGAAGCGTTCCTCGCCGTGCCGCAGGAATGCCTGATCCTGACCATGCAGACGAACCAGAAGTACTTTGCGCTGACCGATGCACAGGGCCATCTGCGCAACCGCTTCCTGATCGTTTCGAACATCGCCACGGGCACGCCCGAGGCCATCATTCAAGGCAACGAACGCGTGGTGCGTCCGCGCCTGGCCGACGCGCGCTTCTTCTTCGAGCAGGACAAGAAGAAGCCGCTGGCCGACCGCGTGCCGCTGCTCTCACGCGTGGTCTATCACAACAAGATCGGCACGCAGCTTGAGCGTGTGTCGCGCCTGCAGGCCATCGCGGGCCAACTGGCCGAGAAGCTTGGCGCGGATGTCGCACATGCCTCGCGCGGCGCATTGCTGGCCAAGGCCGATCTGCTGACCGACATGGTGGGTGAATTCCCTGAACTGCAGGGTACGATGGGCACGTACTACGCCCGCCACGATGGCGAACCCGACGACGTGGCGCTGGCCTGCTCAGAACACTACCAACCGCGCTTTGCCGGCGACGCGCTGCCCAGCACCGCCACCGGGACCGTGGTGGCGCTGGCCGACAAGCTGGAAACGCTGGTCGGCATCTGGGGCATCGGCCTGCAGCCCACGGGCGAGAAAGACCCGTTCGCACTGCGCCGCCACGCGCTGGGCATCCTGCGCATGCTGATCGAGAAGCCGCTCGTGCTCACGATCGCGGATGCGCTGCAGATTGCTGCCGCCAGTTTCGACGGCATCGCGGCCGTCAAGCCGGACTTGGCCGCCATCACCGACTTCCTGTACGACCGCCTGCGCGGCTACCTGAAGGACAAGGGCTACAGCACCAACGAGGTGGAAGCCGTGGTCAGCCAGCGCCCGCAGCGCCTGGACGACATCGTCGCGCGCCTCGAAGCCGTACGCGCCTTTGCTGCCCTGCCGCAGGCCGAAGCGCTGGCCGCCGCCAACAAGCGCATCACCAACATCCTGAAGAAGACCGACGTGGCCATCGGTGCAGTGCAGCCGCAACTGCTCAAGGAAGACGCCGAGCGCGCACTGCACCAGGCCGTGGCCTCGTCGGAGCCGCAGGTACACGATGCCTTCGCACGCGGCGACTTCACCACCGCGCTCAAGACGCTGGCTGGCCTGCGCGAAGCAGTCGACACCTTCTTTGACGGCGTGATGGTGATGGCCGAGGACACCACGCTGCGCGACAACCGCCTCGCGCTGCTGGGTGAACTGCACGGCTTGATGAACCGCGTCGCGGACATCTCCAAGCTGGCCGCCTGA
- the glyQ gene encoding glycine--tRNA ligase subunit alpha: MLTFQQLILKLQSYWDAQGCALLQPIDLEVGAGTSHVHTFLRAIGPEPWRAAYVQPSRRPKDGRYGENPNRLQHYYQYQVVLKPAPENILDLYLGSLEALGLDLKQNDVRFVEDDWENPTLGAWGLGWEVWLNGMEVTQFTYFQQVGGLDCKPVTGEITYGIERLAMYLQQVENIYDLVWTEWEEPGPNGPVKRRLTYGDVYHQNEVEQSTYNFEQADTTVLFRRFAEHETEAKRLMGVRAEGEAAAEGDAPVVQLALPAYEQVLKAGHTFNLLDARGAISVTERAAYIGRIRNLSRLVAQAYYDSRERLGFPMCGTAAAAAKTTEAA, translated from the coding sequence ATGCTCACCTTCCAGCAACTCATCCTCAAGCTGCAGTCGTACTGGGACGCCCAGGGCTGCGCCCTGCTGCAGCCGATCGACCTCGAAGTCGGCGCCGGTACGTCGCACGTGCACACCTTCCTGCGCGCGATCGGCCCGGAGCCTTGGCGTGCCGCCTACGTGCAACCGTCACGCCGCCCCAAGGACGGCCGCTACGGCGAGAACCCAAACCGCCTGCAGCATTACTACCAGTACCAGGTAGTGCTCAAGCCGGCGCCGGAAAACATCCTCGACCTGTACCTCGGTTCGCTGGAAGCACTGGGCCTGGACCTGAAGCAGAACGACGTCCGCTTTGTCGAAGATGACTGGGAAAACCCCACGCTCGGCGCCTGGGGCCTGGGCTGGGAGGTGTGGCTCAACGGCATGGAAGTCACGCAGTTCACGTACTTCCAGCAAGTCGGCGGCCTTGACTGCAAGCCCGTGACCGGTGAGATCACCTACGGCATCGAGCGTCTGGCGATGTACCTGCAGCAGGTCGAGAACATCTACGACCTGGTCTGGACGGAGTGGGAAGAGCCGGGCCCGAACGGCCCCGTGAAGCGCCGCCTGACCTACGGCGACGTCTATCACCAGAACGAGGTCGAGCAATCGACCTACAACTTCGAACAGGCCGACACGACCGTGCTGTTCCGCCGCTTTGCCGAGCACGAAACCGAAGCCAAGCGCCTGATGGGCGTGCGCGCAGAAGGCGAAGCTGCTGCCGAGGGCGACGCACCTGTCGTGCAGCTGGCCCTGCCCGCCTACGAGCAAGTGCTCAAGGCCGGCCACACCTTCAACCTGCTGGACGCGCGCGGCGCGATTTCGGTGACGGAGCGCGCGGCCTACATCGGCCGCATCCGCAACTTGTCACGTCTGGTCGCGCAGGCTTACTACGACTCACGCGAACGCCTGGGTTTCCCGATGTGCGGCACGGCCGCTGCCGCCGCCAAGACCACGGAGGCCGCATGA